One stretch of Brevinematales bacterium DNA includes these proteins:
- the galT gene encoding galactose-1-phosphate uridylyltransferase, translated as MSYLKKLNNKINNQDNSMSELRQNIVYKEWVIIAKERAKRPHDFIDNSPKLVSEKEYDENCPFCPGNEDKFPHAEIDRISSDNDKWILRSVYNKFPALNDKIKFEWQEKDIFRSTSGYGIHEVIIESPIHNTTPAVMSYEEVEKIIRFYKQRETAITEKENIEYVVIFRNHGYKAGASLVHPHSQILALPIIPRDVKQRVEEAFKYYSDHGKCVFCKLIEEEIKSGERIVIESNSFIAMVLYAASSPFHSWILPKHHKSRFRDITEEEIKDLARVLKDFLYKLYKGLNNPDYNYIIRTSPISYGKNKFFHWYITVVPRLTRSAGFELGSGMFINPSIPEEDAKFLRNIT; from the coding sequence ATGAGTTACTTGAAGAAACTAAACAACAAAATCAACAATCAAGATAATTCTATGTCAGAACTTAGACAGAATATAGTTTACAAAGAATGGGTAATAATAGCAAAAGAAAGAGCAAAGAGGCCCCACGATTTTATTGACAATAGCCCCAAACTAGTATCAGAAAAAGAATACGATGAAAATTGTCCTTTTTGTCCTGGTAACGAAGACAAATTTCCTCATGCTGAAATAGATAGAATCTCTAGTGATAATGATAAATGGATACTAAGATCTGTATACAACAAGTTTCCTGCTCTCAACGATAAAATCAAATTCGAATGGCAAGAAAAAGACATTTTTAGATCAACTTCCGGGTACGGAATACATGAAGTCATTATAGAATCTCCAATTCATAATACAACTCCCGCAGTAATGTCATACGAGGAAGTTGAAAAGATTATAAGATTCTATAAGCAAAGAGAAACTGCGATAACTGAAAAAGAAAATATAGAATACGTAGTAATATTCAGAAACCATGGCTACAAAGCAGGAGCATCTTTAGTACATCCTCACTCACAAATACTAGCATTACCTATAATACCTAGAGACGTAAAACAAAGAGTAGAAGAAGCATTTAAATACTACAGCGATCATGGGAAATGTGTTTTCTGTAAACTCATAGAAGAAGAAATAAAATCAGGAGAAAGAATAGTAATTGAATCTAATAGTTTTATTGCAATGGTATTATACGCAGCATCATCACCATTCCATTCTTGGATACTACCCAAACATCACAAATCAAGGTTTAGAGATATAACCGAAGAAGAAATAAAAGACCTTGCAAGAGTATTAAAAGATTTCTTATACAAACTTTACAAAGGGTTAAATAATCCAGACTATAACTACATAATTAGAACATCTCCCATATCATATGGGAAAAATAAATTCTTCCATTGGTACATAACAGTAGTACCCAGACTTACAAGATCAGCAGGATTTGAACTCGGCTCAGGTATGTTTATAAACCCATCCATACCAGAAGAAGATGCTAAGTTCTTAAGAAATATTACTTAA